A portion of the Pseudopipra pipra isolate bDixPip1 chromosome 1, bDixPip1.hap1, whole genome shotgun sequence genome contains these proteins:
- the LOC135415629 gene encoding peptide chain release factor 2-like: MCRSSALCSVPVPPPLPAASLPCGCVSRRCSRRRARPRSRRRMPPPPLRPELGGGARGQGRGWGAAPGSGGGGGGRPEPAGTRCSGSRRGERRAEAGMRELVKEKLPRWDASADRLPRLPAGALPGVGTAATRGPASRTGLGWAGQGDRSRRSCG; the protein is encoded by the coding sequence ATGTGCCGATCCTCCGCGCTGTGCTCGGTGCCGgtcccgccgccgctcccggcgGCTTCTCTTCCCTGCGGCTGCGTGAGCCGCCGCTGCTCCCGGCGCCgagcccggccccgctcccggcggcGGATGCCACCGCCGCCCCTGCGCCCAGAGCTCGGCGGGGGCGCCCGGGGGCAGGGCCGAGGCTGGGGGGCCGCGCCCGGgagcggcggaggcggcggggggAGGCCAGAGCCCGCGGGGACCCGGTGCAGCGGGTCCCGGCGCGGGGAGCGGCGAGCAGAGGCGGGTATGAGGGAGCTGGTGAAAGAAAAGCTGCCGCGGTGGGACGCCTCTGCGGACCGGCTCCCGCGGCTCCCGGCCGGGGCACTGCCAGGGGTGGGCACGGCGGCGACCCGGGGACCGGCGagcaggacagggctgggctgggctggtcAGGGCGACAGGAGCCGCCGCTCCTGTGGGTGA